The Haliaeetus albicilla chromosome 27, bHalAlb1.1, whole genome shotgun sequence genome segment cttggcccccggtgctgggggacccGCGCCGGGACTGGCTCCTCCTTGAGCAGGGCAGGACGTCCCGTTCGGACCTTGGAGCTCGGCCATCGTTGGGATCCCTGCTCCGCCACCGCTCTTGGCTGCTGTGGGCCCGTGAgcactcccacccagcttggccCCCAGTGCTGGGGGACCTGCGCTGGGATTGGCTCCTTGTTGCCTGCTGTTGCCTGGAGGAATCCCGGCCTGCCCGCAGGCGGAGCTGGCTCCTGCTTGAGGAGGGCAGGACGTCCTGTTCTGGCCTTGGAACTCGGCCATCATCCTGAGCAGCGTCCCGAGcccttctctgctgccacgtccCGCTTCTCAAGGAGTTGTAGCCCTGGGTGTGCTGAGCCCCTCTGTGGCCATCCTGGTGCTGCCTCGGGGACCTGCTTTGGCCCCTCTCTGGGGCCCCGGTGTGGCCACCACCACGGTCCTGGTGCTGCCTCAGGGACCTGCTTTGGCCCCTCTCTGGGGCCCCGGTGTGGCCACCACCACGGTCCTGGTGCTGCCTCAGGGACCTGCTTTGGCCCCTCTCTGGGGCCCCGGTGTGGCCACCACCACGGtttctgctgggagagctgcgCTGCTGGCGGCCCTCTGGAGATCTTCTTTCCGCAGAGCGGCGTTGAGATCTCATTCTCATGACACTATGCACCTCATAGTTGTTACCTGCCAGCTTGCGGAAGACGTACTGAGCAGGCTGCCGGCAGACTGGGCACTCGGCTTTTATGCGGGCCCAGTTCTGTACgcaaggaaaacagaagcgGTGCTTGCACCAGATCATGTAGGCTTCGTCGTTGATGGTGTCCAGGCAGATTGGGCACTTTGAGTCCTCAGAGGCATCCAGCGGCGCGGCAGGGGAAGGGGTGCCCTGTTCTGCCGAGTCCTCCTCCAACCCCATCTTGCGCTGCAAACGAAAGAGGGACAAAGCTCGTGAGCTGCCCTGGAGACGCAacctgcagggagcagcaaagatgctgaagaggtgcctgctctgcctgggggcCGTGCTTGTGCTGCCACAAACACCAGGGACCGTCCTGGAGCAGACGAGTGACGCCAGGGGCACCTCGGTGTGCTCCTGCTCTCCGGGCGGGACGGCGACTGACCTCTGGGACACGTGCGGGCAGGAATTGGGTAGGCAGGAAAGCGGTTCCCAGCCTCTCAGCGAGAGCAGCACGAGTCTGGGGACGCGGCAGGTTGGGACCGGTGCCACGGGTAGTTTTCAGCCTCAGCTGTCACCCTGTGGCACAGGAATGGGAGCACGGTGACCTGCCTGGGGGGAGCCCCTGCCACCGCCAGCCCCGAGGGGTCCCCCTGGCCCTAAGCGGCCCCGTACCTGTTGGCGTCGTCTGGTCCTGAGGAGGACGGCCCcggcagccaggagcaggatgCCGAGGCCGAGGAGACAGATGCTGCCACTCATCGCGCAGAGTCCGTCACGGACACACTGAGGCTTGCGGGGTGCCGGCGCCTCTTTTATAGGGACACGGCAGTGAGGTCACAGCCGTGCGGCTGGGGACACCTTTGTGAGGTCGCAGCCGTGCGGCTGGGGACACCTTTGTGAGGTCGCAGCCCTGGATGACACCGGGACAGTGCTCGCCCCCAACGCAGGTACAAGCTCCGTCCTGCAGCCGCCCGGGGCACGCTGCTGCGCCCTGGCTGGGGCCGCCATTGCGGAGAGGCCAGGAGCCGCTTTCCTGCCTTCCCAATTCCTGCCTGCGCGTGTCCGAGAGGTCAGTCGCCGTGCCGCCCTGAGAAGGGCAGAGGTTTGACCAGAAGtttgagaaacaagaaaaagtagaGGAGCCTCTGGTGCGACaaaatttgctttaacttttggtcagccctgaagtggtcaggcagctggactagatgatggttgtaggtccCGTCCAACTGATCTGATCTGAtctttctattctattctgttctgttctgttctgttcaggGACTGCCTGCTGGTTAAGAGACTTGAGGACAACTACCTGAAGTTCGGTGACTGTGTGCGACCGAGGCACGTAAGCTCCCTTGATCACCcgctctctcagcctttcctctcctcctcgtAGGAGAGATGCTCCGGTCCCTTCAGCATCCTCGCGGCCCTGCGTTGGACGAATGACCCAGCCTGGCTCGCGTTTGTGTCACCAAACACACTTCTCTGCGGGGACGAGCACCGAAGAGATCCATCTCCAGAGGCTTCGTTCAGAAGCCCTGCGGAGACGCTGGCCCTTGTTAGAAATCGCTCATTGACCTGGTCTCAGGGCAGATGGCTCAGACAGGTCCAATGAATGAGACTCTGCAAAGAGTCCAAGGTCAGGATCTGCCTGGAGATTAAGAGACTTGAGGAAAACTACCTGGAGGTTGATGACTGCGTTTTGTGTTTTCCACAAAGCCCCACACCTTTGGCCCTAACCAGCAGGGCTACGGTGCACCGGTTATCCCCTGTCCCTTGGAAATACTGGGTTACTCGCAGGATGTTGCACCCAaggctccttttctttttcgtGATTCCAAAGCCTCcggttatttttttatttctgtgctttgggcTTTCCCCAGAAAGAGCATGTCCTGCTCTCATCTCCTTTCCTGGCGTGAAGAAAGCGCTAACGCTGCAGTTTGAGTCTCTAAGGGCTCTGCCCCACGCAGAGCTCCGGGGAAGAAGGGCTTTGTGGAGGAGCCTCCCTCGTGCTCCCCTCCACGAGCACAAAGGCCAGAGGCCTCAAGGTCCCAAGCATGAACAGGAGCAACAGAGAACCTCAGCTTGCCCTCTCacccttccctgtcctctgccaccgcaccctgcaccccccaggTCCAGGCACCCACACTCCTGCGCGCAGCCCGGTGGGGCAGCGGTTCTCCAGTCCCTTCGCAGTGGTATCCAGAGACAGGACAAGACAACGGGCACcagttgaaagaaaagaaccTCTCCCTAACTGCAGTACAATACAAAGCTTGTTTATTTGAAGGGAGGTCGAGCTAgggaacagattgcccagaggGGTTCCGGAGGCTCCGTCCTTCGCGATCATCAGAGCCTGACTGGATGCAGCCCTGGGCAGTCTGCTCTGGCTGACCCCGCTCCAGCAGCGGGCTTGGACTAGGtggcctccagaggtcccttccctcctcctcaaaTCCATGATTTGTCATGAGAGGAGACGACAGGAGCAGTTCCTGCCTCAGCCGGAGCTGTGAGGCTGCCTTGATCCTGTTCGCTGCCACTGCCAGAGTCGGAGACAGCCCAGGTTGCGACCGTCCCGCTGCCACCGTCCAGGTGCCCCTCAGCAGCCGCACAACCACCACCTCGAGGGCcttctgtgtccctgggctctTTGCGCTGCCCCGGCAGGTGTTGGTCGGGGGCGAGCGCTGCATTTCCCTTCTTGGTAGGATGTGCTACCAGGCCCCGCGCCTGGCACGGCTGCGGGTCCTGCGCCGGGATCGGCTCCTCCTTGAgcactcccacccagcttggccCCCGGTGCTGCGGGACCTGCGCCGGGATCGGCTCCTTGTGGCGCGCCGTTGCCTGGAGGAATCCCAGCCTGCCTGCGGGCAGCACTGGCTCCTCCTTGAGGAGGGCAGGACGTCCCGTTCGGGCCTCGGAGCTCGGCCGTCACTGTCGGGAAACCTGCTCCGCCATCGCTGTCGGCTGCTGTGGGCCCGTGActgctcccacccagcttggccCCCGGTGCTGCGGGACCTGCGCCGGGATCGGCTCCTTGTGGCGCGCCGTTGCCTGGAGGAATCCCGGCCTGCCCGCGGGCGGCGCTGGCTCCTCCCGGAGAAGACCGGGACGTCCTGTTCGGACCTTGGAGCTCGGCCATTATTGGGGTCCCTACTCCTCTTCTGCCCCTGCCCTGTCATGGAGTCATGGGCCGCAGTGCCTGGGTGCCCCGTCTGGACTTGCTGGCCTCGCCTGGGGGACCTGCTCTGTTGCCTCTCCCAGACATGGGGACGGTCCGTGTCCCTGCTCCGCCACTGCCCTCGGCTGCGGTGAGCCTGTGAgcactcccacccagcttggccCCCGGTGCTGCGGGACCTGTGCCGGGATCGGCTCCTCCTTGAAGAGGGCAGGACATCCCATTCGGACCTTGGAGCTCGGCCCTCATCGTCAGGATCCCTGCTCCGCCATCGCTGTCTGCTGCGGTGGGCCCAGGAGcgctcccacccagcttggcccccggtgctgggggacccGCGCCGGGACTGGCTCCTCCTTGAGCAGGGCAGGACGTCCCGTTCGGACCTTGGAGCTCGGCCATCGTTGGGATCCCTGCTCCGCCACCGCTCTTGGCTGCTGTGGGCCCGTGAgcactcccacccagcttggccCCCAGTGCTGGGGGACCTGCGCTGGGATTGGCTCCTTGTTGCCTGCTGTTGCCTGGAGGAATCCCGGCCTGCCCGCAGGCGGAGCTGGCTCCTGCTTGAGGAGGGCAGGACGTCCTGTTCTGGCCTTGGAACTCGGCCATCATCCTGAGCAGCGTCCCGAGcccttctctgctgccacgtccCGCTTCTCAAGGAGTTGTAGCCCTGGGTGTGCTGAGCCCCTCTGTGGCCATCCTGGTGCTGCCTCGGGGACCTGCTTTGGCCCCTCTCTGGGGCCCCGGTGTGGCCACCACCACGGTCCTGGTGCTGCCTCAGGGACCTGCTTTGGCCCCTCTCTGGGGCCCCGGTGTGGCCACCACCACGGTCCTGGTGCTGCCTCAGGGACCTGCTTTGGCCCCTCTCTGGGGCCCCGGTGTGGCCACCACCACGGtttctgctgggagagctgcgCTGCTGGCGGCCCTCTGGAGATCTTCTTTCCGCAGAGAGGCGTTGAGATCTCATTCTCATGACACTATGCACCTCATAGTTGTTACCTGCCAGCTTGCGGAAGACGTACTGAGCAGGCTGCCGGCAGACTGGGCACTCGGCTTTTATGCGGGCCCAGTTCTGTACgcaaggaaaacagaagcgGTGCTTGCACCAGATCATGTAGGCTTCGTTGTTGATGGTGTCCAGGCAGATTGGGCACTTTGAGTCCTCAGAGGCATCCAGCGGCGCGGCAGGGGAAGGGGTGCCCTGTTCTGCCGAGTCCTCCTCCAACCCCATCTTGCGCTGCAAACGAAAGAGGGACAAAGCTCGTGAGCTGCCCTGGAGACGCAacctgcagggagcagcaaagatgctgaagaggtgcctgctctgcctgggggcCGTGCTTGTGCTGCCACAAACACCAGGGACCGTCCTGGAGCAGACGAGTGACGCCAGGGGCACCTCGGTGTGCTCCTGCTCTCCGGGCGGGGCGGCGACTGACCTCTGGGACACGTGCGGGCAGGAATTGGGTAGGCAGGAAAGCGGTTCCCAGCCTCTCAGCGAGAGCAGCACGAGTCTGGGGACGCGGCAGGTTGGGACCGGTGCCACGGGTAGTTTTCAGCCTCAGCTGTCACCCTGTGGCACAGGAATGGGAGCACGGTGACCTGCCTGGGGGGAGCCCCTGCCACCGCCAGCCCCGAGGGGTCCCCCTGGCCCTAAGCGGCCCCGTACCTGTTGGCGTCGTCTGGTCCTGAGGAGGACGGCCCcggcagccaggagcaggatgCCGAGGCCGAGGAGACAGATGCTGCCACTCATCGCGCAGAGTCCGTCACGGACACACTGAGGCTTGCGGGGTGCCGGCGCCTCTTTTATAGGGACACGGCAGTGAGGTCACAGCCGTGCGGCTGGGGACACCTTTGTGAGGTCACAGCCGTGCGGCTGGGGACACCTTTGTGAGGTCGCAGCCCTGGATGACACCGGGACAGTGCTCGCCCCCAACGCAGGTACAAGCTCCGTCCTGCAGCCGCCCGGGGCACGCTGCTGCGCCCTGGCTGGGGCCGCCATTGCGGAGAGGCCAGGAGCCGCTTTCCTGCCTTCCCAATTCCTGCCTGTGCGTGTCCGAGAGGTCAGTCGCCGTGCCGCCCTGAGAAGGGCAGAGGTTTGACCAGAAGtttgagaaacaagaaaaagtagaGGAGCCTCTGGTGCGACaaaatttgctttaacttttggtcagccctgaagtggtcaggcagctggactagatgatggttgtaggtccCGTCCAACTGATCTGATCTGAtctttctattctattctgttctgttctgttctgttcaggGACTGCCTGCTGGTTAAGAGACTTGAGGACAACTACCTGAAGTTCGGTGACTGTGTGCAACCGAGGCACGTAAGCTCCCTTGATCACCcgctctctcagcctttcctctcctcctcgtAGGAGAGATGCTCCGGTCCCTTCAGCATCCTCGCGGCCCTGCGTTGGACGAATGACCCAGCCTGGCTCGCGTTTGTGTCACCAAACACACTTCTCTGCGGGGACGAGCACCGAAGAGATCCATCTCCAGAGGCTTCGTTCAGAAGCCCTGCGGAGACGCTGGCCCTTGTTAGAAATCGCTCATTGACCTGGTCTCAGGGCAGATGGCTCAGACAGGTCCAATGAATGAGACTCTGCAAAGAGTCCAAGGTCAGGATCTGCCTGGAGATTAAGAGACTTGAGGAAAACTACCTGGAGGTTGATGACTGCGTTTTGTGTTTTCCACAAAGCCCCACACCTTTGGCCCTAACCAGCAGGGCTACGGTGCACCGGTTATCCCCTGTCCCTTGGAAATACTGGGTTACTCGCAGGATGTTGCACCCAaggctccttttctttttcgtGATTCCAAAGCCTCcggttatttttttatttctgtgctttgggcTTTCCCCAGAAAGAGCATGTCCTGCTCTCATCTCCTTTCCTGGCTTGAAGAAAGCGCTAACGCTGCAGTTTGAGTCTCTAAGGGCTCTGCCCCACGCAGAGCTCCGGGGAAGAAGGGCTTTGTGGAGGAGCCTCCCTCGTGCTCCCCTCCACGAGCACAAAGGCCAGAGGCCTCAAGGTCCCAAGCATGAACAGGAGCAACAGAGAACCTCAGCTTGCCCTCTCacccttccctgtcctctgccaccgcaccctgcaccccccaggTCCAGGCACCCACACTCCTGCGCGCAGCCCGGTGGGGCAGCGGTTCTCCAGTCCCTTCGCAGTGGTATCCAGAGACAGGACAAGACAACGGGCACcagttgaaagaaaagaaccTCTCCCTAACTGCAGTACAATACAAAGCTTGTTTATTTGAAGGGAGGTCGAGCTAgggaacagattgcccagaggGGTTCCGGAGGCTCCGTCCTTCGCGATCATCAGAGCCTGACTGGATGCAGCCCTGGGCAGTCTGCTCTGGCTGACCCCGCTCCAGCAGCGGGCTTGGACTAGGtggcctccagaggtcccttccctcctcctcaaaTCCATGATTTGTCATGAGAGGAGACGACAGGAGCAGTTCCTGCCTCAGCCGGAGCTGTGAGGCTGCCTTGATCCTGTTCGCTGCCACTGCCAGAGTCGGAGACAGCCCAGGTTGCGACCGTCCCGCTGCCACCGTCCAGGTGCCCCTCAGCAGCCGCACAACCACCACCTCGAGGGCcttctgtgtccctgggctctTTGCGCTGCCCCGGCAGGTGTTGGTCGGGGGCGAGCGCTGCATTTCCCTTCTTGGTAGGATGTGCTACCAGGCCCCGCGCCTGGCACGGCTGCGGGTCCTGCGCCGGGATCGGCTCCTCCTTGAgcactcccacccagcttggccCCCGGTGCTGCGGGACCTGCGCCGGGATCGGCTCCTTGTGGCGCGCCGTTGCCTGGAGGAATCCCAGCCTGCCTGCGGGCAGCACTGGCTCCTCCTTGAGGAGGGCAGGACGTCCCGTTCGGGCCTCGGAGCTCGGCCGTCACTGTCGGGAAACCTGCTCCGCCATCGCTGTCGGCTGCTGTGGGCCCGTGActgctcccacccagcttggccCCCGGTGCTGCGGGACCTGCGCCGGGATCGGCTCCTTGTGGCGCGCCGTTGCCTGGAGGAATCCCGGCCTGCCCGCGGGCGGCGCTGGCTCCTCCCGGAGAAGACCGGGACGTCCTGTTCGGACCTTGGAGCTCGGCCATTATTGGGGTCCCTACTCCTCTTCTGCCCCTGCCCTGTCATGGAGTCATGGGCCGCAGTGCCTGGGTGCCCCGTCTGGACTTGCTGGCCTCGCCTGGGGGACCTGCTCTGTTGCCTCTCCCAGACATGGGGACGGTCCGTGTCCCTGCTCCGCCACTGCCCTCGGCTGCGGTGAGCCTGTGAgcactcccacccagcttggccCCCGGTGCTGCGGGACCTGTGCCGGGATCGGCTCCTCCTTGAAGAGGGCAGGACATCCCATTCGGACCTTGGAGCTCGGCCCTCATCGTCGGGATCCCTGCTCCGCCATCGCTGTCTGCTGCGGTGGGCCCAGGAGcgctcccacccagcttggcccccggtgctgggggacccGCGCCGGGACTGGCTCCTCCTTGAGCAGGGCAGGACGTCCCGTTCGGACCTTGGAGCTCGGCCATCGTTGGGATCCCTGCTCCGCCACCGCTCTTGGCTGCTGTGGGCCCGTGAgcactcccacccagcttggccCCCAGTGCTGGGGGACCTGCGCTGGGATTGGCTCCTTGTTGCCTGCTGTTGCCTGGAGGAATCCCGGCCTGCCCGCAGGCGGAGCTGGCTCCTGCTTGAGGAGGGCAGGACGTCCTGTTCTGGCCTTGGAACTCGGCCATCATCCTGAGCAGCGTCCCGAGcccttctctgctgccacgtccCGCTTCTCAAGGAGTTGTAGCCCTGGGTGTGCTGAGCCCCTCTGTGGCCATCCTGGTGCTGCCTCGGGGACCTGCTTTGGCCCCTCTCTGGGGCCCCGGTGTGGCCACCACCACGGTCCTGGTGCTGCCTCAGGGACCTGCTTTGGCCCCTCTCTGGGGCCCCGGTGTGGCCACCACCACGGTCCTGGTGCTGCCTCAGGGACCTGCTTTGGCCCCTCTCTGGGGCCCCGGTGTGGCCACCACCACGGtttctgctgggagagctgcgCTGCTGGCGGCCCTCTGGAGATCTTCTTTCCGCAGAGAGGCGTTGAGATCTCATTCTCATGACACTATGCACCTCATAGTTGTTACCTGCCAGCTTGCGGAAGACGTACTGAGCAGGCTGCCGGCAGACTGGGCACTCGGCTTTTATGCGGGCCCAGTTCTGTACgcaaggaaaacagaagcgGTGCTTGCACCAGATCATGTAGGCTTCGTCGTTGATGGTGTCCAGGCAGATTGGGCACTTTGAGTCCTCAGAGGCATCCAGCGGCGCGGCAGGGGAAGGGGTGCCCTGTTCTGCCGAGTCCTCCTCCAACCCCATCTTGCGCTGCAAACGAAAGAGGGACAAAGCTCGTGAGCTGCCCTGGAGACGCAacctgcagggagcagcaaagatgctgaagaggtgcctgctctgcctgggggcCGTGCTTGTGCTGCCACAAACACCAGGGACCGTCCTGGAGCAGACGAGTGACGCCAGGGGCACCTCGGTGTGCTCCTGCTCTCCGGGCGGGGCGGCGACTGACCTCTGGGACACGTGCGGGCAGGAATTGGGTAGGCAGGAAAGCGGTTCCCAGCCTCTCAGCGAGAGCAGCACGAGTCTGGGGACGCGGCAGGTTGGGACCGGTGCCACGGGTAGTTTTCAGCCTCAGCTGTCACCCTGTGGCACAGGAATGGGAGCACGGTGACCTGCCTGGGGGGAGCCCCTGCCACCGCCAGCCCCGAGGGGTCCCCCTGGCCCTAAGCGGCCCCGTACCTGTTGGCGTCGTCTGGTCCTGAGGAGGACGGCCCcggcagccaggagcaggatgCCGAGGCCGAGGAGACAGATGCTGCCACTCATCGCGCAGAGTCCGTCACGGACACACTGAGGCTTGCGGGGTGCCGGCACCTCTTTTATAGGGACACGGCAGTGAGGTCACAGCCGTGCGGCTGGGGACACCTTTGTGAGGTCACAGCCGTGCGGCTGGGGACACCTTTGTGAGGTCGCAGCCCTGGATGACACCGGGACAGTGCTCGCCCCCAACGCAGGTACAAGCTCCGTCCTGCAGCCGCCCGGGGCACGCTGCTGCGCCCTGGCTGGGGCCGCCATTGCGGAGAGGCCAGGAGCCGCTTTCCTGCCTTCCCAATTCCTGCCTGCGCGTGTCCGAGAGGTCAGTCGCCGTGCCGCCCTGAGAAGGGCAGAGGTTTGACCAGAAGtttgagaaacaagaaaaagtagaGGAGCCTCTGGTGCGACaaaatttgctttaacttttggtcagccctgaagtggtcaggcagctggactagatgatggttgtaggtccCGTCCAACTGATCTGATCTGAtctttctattctattctgttctgttctgttctgttca includes the following:
- the LOC138682253 gene encoding serine/arginine repetitive matrix protein 5-like, whose translation is MGLEEDSAEQGTPSPAAPLDASEDSKCPICLDTINDEAYMIWCKHRFCFPCVQNWARIKAECPVCRQPAQYVFRKLAGNNYEVHSVMRMRSQRLSAERRSPEGRQQRSSPSRNRGGGHTGAPERGQSRSLRQHQDRGGGHTGAPERGQSRSLRQHQDRGGGHTGAPERGQSRSPRQHQDGHRGAQHTQGYNSLRSGTWQQRRARDAAQDDGRVPRPEQDVLPSSSRSQLRLRAGRDSSRQQQATRSQSQRRSPSTGGQAGWECSRAHSSQERWRSRDPNDGRAPRSERDVLPCSRRSQSRRGSPSTGGQAGWERSWAHRSRQRWRSRDPDDEGRAPRSEWDVLPSSRRSRSRHRSRSTGGQAGWECSQAHRSRGQWRSRDTDRPHVWERQQSRSPRRGQQVQTGHPGTAAHDSMTGQGQKRSRDPNNGRAPRSEQDVPVFSGRSQRRPRAGRDSSRQRRATRSRSRRRSRSTGGQAGWEQSRAHSSRQRWRSRFPDSDGRAPRPERDVLPSSRRSQCCPQAGWDSSRQRRATRSRSRRRSRSTGGQAGWECSRRSRSRRRTRSRARRGAW
- the LOC138682252 gene encoding serine/arginine repetitive matrix protein 5-like → MGLEEDSAEQGTPSPAAPLDASEDSKCPICLDTINNEAYMIWCKHRFCFPCVQNWARIKAECPVCRQPAQYVFRKLAGNNYEVHSVMRMRSQRLSAERRSPEGRQQRSSPSRNRGGGHTGAPERGQSRSLRQHQDRGGGHTGAPERGQSRSLRQHQDRGGGHTGAPERGQSRSPRQHQDGHRGAQHTQGYNSLRSGTWQQRRARDAAQDDGRVPRPEQDVLPSSSRSQLRLRAGRDSSRQQQATRSQSQRRSPSTGGQAGWECSRAHSSQERWRSRDPNDGRAPRSERDVLPCSRRSQSRRGSPSTGGQAGWERSWAHRSRQRWRSRDPDDEGRAPRSEWDVLPSSRRSRSRHRSRSTGGQAGWECSQAHRSRGQWRSRDTDRPHVWERQQSRSPRRGQQVQTGHPGTAAHDSMTGQGQKRSRDPNNGRAPRSEQDVPVFSGRSQRRPRAGRDSSRQRRATRSRSRRRSRSTGGQAGWEQSRAHSSRQRWRSRFPDSDGRAPRPERDVLPSSRRSQCCPQAGWDSSRQRRATRSRSRRRSRSTGGQAGWECSRRSRSRRRTRSRARRGAW